One window of the Lytechinus pictus isolate F3 Inbred chromosome 5, Lp3.0, whole genome shotgun sequence genome contains the following:
- the LOC129261258 gene encoding histone H3, embryonic: MARTKQTARKSTGGKAPRKQLATKAARKSAPATGGVKKPHRYRPGTVALREIRRYQKSTELLIRKLPFQRLVREIAQDFKTELRFQSSAVMALQEASEAYLVGLFEDTNLCAIHAKRVTIMPKDIQLARRIRGERA; this comes from the coding sequence ATGGCCCGTACCAAGCAGACCGCCCGCAAATCTACTGGAGGAAAGGCTCCACGCAAGCAGCTCGCCACCAAGGCAGCTCGCAAGTCCGCCCCAGCCACTGGCGGAGTCAAGAAACCCCATCGTTACAGGCCTGGAACCGTCGCTCTCCGTGAGATCCGtcgctaccagaagagcaccgagcttctcaTCCGCAAGCTCCCCTTCCAGCGTCTGGTCCGTGAGATCGCTCAGGACTTCAAGAccgagctccgcttccagagctCCGCCGTCATGGCTCTCCAGGAGGCCAGCGAAGCTTACTTGGTCGGTCTCTTCGAGGACACCAACCTCTGCGCCATCCACGCCAAGCGTGTCACCATCATGCCAAAGGACATCCAGCTTGCCCGTCGCATCCGTGGCGAGCGTGCTTAA
- the LOC129260168 gene encoding histone H4, giving the protein MSGRGKGGKGLGKGGAKRHRKVLRDNIQGITKPAIRRLARRGGVKRISGLIYEETRGVLKVFLENVIRDAVTYCEHAKRKTVTAMDVVYALKRQGRTLYGFGG; this is encoded by the coding sequence ATGTCTGGACGTGGTAAAGGAGGAAAGGGACTCGGAAAGGGAGGCGctaagcgtcatcgcaaggtctTGCGTGATAACATCCAAGGAATCACCAAGCCAGCCATCCGTCGTCTTGCCCGCCGTGGTGGTGTCAAGCGTATCAGCGGACTCATCTACGAGGAGACCCGTGGTGTCCTCAAAGTTTTCCttgagaatgtcatccgtgatgccgtcacctactgcgAGCATGCCAAGAGGAAGACCGTCACCGCCATGGACGTCGTCTACGCCTTGAAGAGGCAGGGACGTACCCTCTACGGATTCGGAGGTTAA
- the LOC129261256 gene encoding E3 ubiquitin ligase Rnf121-like, with protein MDAPMEIKVPLNDTKMVVHPPPKPTLDLSKLPEQERIRIQHQRMHEKHKGHEAMHAEMILILIATLFVAQILLVQWKQRHFKSYQMATLFGMWVIPLYFCVSMHWTRFLVIWAIFSFVTSIIVYKATRKPLPGTTPRLVYRYFYSIYKISYGLGIIGYTIIMLTFVGLNLILMIKPEIAMDCGMVFLFYGLYYGVLGRDFAEICSESMASHIGYYTKTGLPGRALEPYICAVCGLTMRIPDEDEEGAERIYQLSCSHRFHEFCIRGWCIVGKKQTCPYCKEKVDLKRMFKNPWERPHMLFGQLLDWIRYLVAWQPVIFLLVQGSYYVLGLE; from the exons ATGGACGCGCCCATGGAGATAAAGGTTCCCTTGAACGACACCAAAATGGTGGTTCATCCGCCTCCAAAGCCG acactGGATCTTTCCAAGTTACCGGAACAAGAAAGAATACG GATTCAACATCAGAGAATGCATGAGAAGCACAAAGGCCATGAAGCGATGCATGCAGAGATGATTTTAATCTTAATAGCAACACTATTTGTAGCACAGATACTTCTCGTCCAGTGGAAACAGAGACACTTCAAATCATACCAG ATGGCAACACTGTTTGGCATGTGGGTCATACCTCTTTATTTCTGCGTATCTATGCATTGGACCCGATTTCTGGTCATATGGGCCATCTTTTCGTTTGTTACCAGTATTATTGTTTATAAAGCAACAAGGAAACCTTTGCCGGGAACAACACCAAG ATTAGTATACCGTTACTTTTACTCAATATACAAAATCAGTTATGGACTCGGAATTATAGGGTACACAATCATAATGCTGACATTCGTGGGTTTAAATCTCATCTTGATGATCAAACCTGAGATTGCAATGGACTGTGGCATGGTGTTCCTGTTTTATGGTTTATACTACGGCGTGCTCGGCAGGGACTTTGCAGAGATCTGTTCGGAATCGATGGCATCACACATTGGT TATTATACAAAGACTGGTTTACCCGGTAGGGCGTTGGAACCTTATATATGTGCAGTATGCGGTCTCACTATGAGGATACCGGACGAAGATGAGGAAGGAGCAGAAAGGATATACCAGCTGTCATGTAGTCACAG GTTTCATGAGTTTTGCATACGTGGCTGGTGTATTGTTGGCAAAAAACAGACGTGCCCTTACTGCAAGGAGAAGGTGGACTTAAAAAGAATGTTTAAAAATCC ATGGGAGCGTCCGCATATGCTATTCGGACAGCTGCTCGATTGGATCAGGTATTTGGTTGCCTGGCAACCAGTTATATTCCTCCTGGTGCAAGGATCGTACTACGTATTAGGCCTTGAGTAG